From one Haloterrigena gelatinilytica genomic stretch:
- a CDS encoding chorismate mutase — MTRNETAADGGTENRLPDEMSLDELREEIQTIDREIVELIAQRTYVADTIAQVKDEQGLPTTDEKQEQQVMERAGENAEQFDVDANLVKAIFRLLIELNKVEQRENR, encoded by the coding sequence ATGACTCGCAACGAGACAGCCGCGGACGGCGGGACGGAGAACCGACTGCCTGACGAGATGAGCCTCGACGAACTGCGCGAGGAGATCCAGACGATCGACCGCGAGATCGTCGAACTGATCGCCCAGCGCACCTACGTCGCCGATACCATCGCCCAGGTCAAGGACGAACAGGGGCTGCCGACGACCGACGAGAAGCAAGAACAGCAGGTGATGGAGCGGGCCGGAGAGAACGCCGAACAGTTCGACGTCGACGCCAACCTCGTGAAGGCGATCTTCCGACTGCTGATCGAACTGAACAAGGTCGAGCAGCGCGAGAATCGGTAA
- a CDS encoding DUF5796 family protein codes for MSARNNVAPSTIAVDFVEGGVVVEYLDGRDVFYHGPPKPVEGAITTPPGKEVHVLVTDPDGVEGVMTYVNDRNTHDDILESTGVGRVMLDRDDEEELFPGVTVATEGYSIRVEADLSAVDGRVFVFAEDEMSEHAYELVERVDEDADATVEDESDGTANGDDTAGDESGTNWG; via the coding sequence ATGAGCGCGCGCAACAACGTCGCACCCAGCACGATTGCCGTCGACTTCGTCGAGGGCGGCGTCGTCGTCGAGTACCTCGACGGTCGGGACGTCTTCTATCACGGTCCGCCGAAACCCGTCGAGGGAGCGATCACGACGCCGCCGGGCAAGGAAGTGCACGTCCTCGTCACTGACCCCGACGGCGTCGAGGGCGTCATGACCTACGTCAACGACCGCAACACCCACGACGACATCCTCGAGTCGACCGGCGTCGGCCGCGTGATGCTCGACCGCGACGACGAGGAGGAGCTGTTCCCCGGCGTCACCGTCGCCACGGAGGGCTACTCGATCCGCGTCGAGGCCGACCTCTCGGCGGTCGACGGCCGCGTGTTCGTCTTCGCCGAGGACGAGATGAGCGAGCACGCCTACGAACTCGTCGAGCGCGTCGACGAGGACGCCGACGCGACCGTCGAGGACGAATCGGACGGCACCGCCAACGGTGACGACACCGCCGGCGACGAGTCCGGCACGAACTGGGGTTAA
- a CDS encoding helix-turn-helix domain-containing protein, with the protein MGLIAEFRLTSLDLPLTDAVVAVPEVTVYIERILVVDPDRPVVLCRVVDDSNGEFGAALADDPTVAEHIPLDESSGSTFYRIKLRNPPVPIYRKYVELGTTPLDGIVTVDGWWGRARFPGREALAEYRAFCVDRGASFQLERLTRESAADDPPFGLTREQYDALVAARDAGYFAVPRETSTEEIGERLGISGPSASERIRRGIDRLLENAL; encoded by the coding sequence ATGGGGCTCATCGCGGAGTTCAGATTGACGTCGCTCGATCTCCCACTGACGGACGCGGTCGTGGCCGTCCCCGAGGTCACGGTCTACATCGAACGAATCCTCGTCGTCGATCCCGATCGACCCGTCGTCCTCTGTCGGGTCGTCGACGACTCTAACGGCGAATTCGGCGCCGCGTTGGCCGACGATCCCACGGTCGCAGAGCACATTCCGCTGGACGAATCGAGCGGCAGCACGTTCTATCGGATCAAACTTCGCAATCCGCCGGTCCCGATCTACCGGAAGTACGTCGAACTCGGCACCACGCCGCTCGACGGAATCGTGACCGTCGACGGCTGGTGGGGGCGCGCCCGGTTTCCCGGCCGCGAGGCGCTGGCCGAGTACCGCGCGTTCTGCGTCGATCGGGGTGCGTCCTTCCAACTCGAGCGACTCACGCGGGAATCGGCGGCGGACGATCCGCCGTTCGGCCTCACGCGGGAACAGTACGACGCGCTCGTCGCGGCCCGGGACGCGGGCTACTTCGCGGTACCGCGGGAGACGTCGACCGAGGAAATCGGCGAGCGACTGGGGATTTCGGGACCGTCTGCCTCCGAGCGCATTCGCCGGGGAATCGATCGGTTGCTCGAGAACGCGCTGTAG
- a CDS encoding type II/IV secretion system ATPase subunit, with translation MTGDGAEGSLRSVIGGFGVGRVFDSLERFGDSEPPDACSCRVATAGETLVLDAGDCDGDLATAPPCRRTVVDALTDRDARRIVVRTNGLEYQYRGRGVDLLAAAGRFVDRLGDRDDALLATARRDPLAIAGERGRQTGVVADIVRESALVDVAREVENYDAVLSPTVGLTIGHYRIDPTIPDDTRLRDVRSLETGSEVRIYDRPGGVTAYALDVVDLTLSAAERSRLLEGHEAVAEGAVGGERAAPRAIEHVTDGPADSLEMDILTKHTSGYGILEDLFADPRLSDVYVTSPVARNPLRVVVDGESMATNVYLTAESARALASRVRRTSGRAFSRANPTVDATAVLENGAGVRVAGVTDPVADGVAFAFRERTDDRFTLPELVANGTVPTAPAAFLSIAVERNAAGLIAGTRGAGKTTLLGTLLYELPPETRTVLLEDTPELPVAALQSVGRNVQALRTGSEDGPEITPTEALRTALRLGDGALVVGEIRGEEARVLYEAMRVGANANAVLGTIHGDGAGEVYERVVSDLGVASSSFGATDLIATVQSRRTAEGRRRRLARIEEVISDGDDHWFEPLYELEDGAAAPTGRIDRGESRLVDRLAGPDETYADVRRALETRTNQLAALAADGRTSPQAVATACAERQYDG, from the coding sequence ATGACGGGAGACGGAGCCGAAGGCAGCCTTCGATCGGTTATCGGCGGATTCGGCGTCGGTCGCGTGTTCGACAGCCTCGAGCGATTCGGCGATTCCGAGCCGCCGGACGCGTGTTCGTGTCGCGTCGCCACGGCGGGCGAGACCCTCGTCCTCGACGCCGGCGACTGCGACGGCGACCTCGCGACCGCGCCCCCGTGTCGCCGAACGGTCGTCGACGCGCTGACCGACCGCGACGCCCGCCGGATCGTCGTTCGGACGAACGGCCTCGAGTACCAGTACCGCGGCCGCGGCGTCGACCTGCTCGCCGCGGCGGGGCGGTTCGTCGACCGACTGGGGGACCGAGACGACGCGTTGCTCGCGACCGCACGGCGGGATCCGCTCGCGATCGCAGGCGAACGCGGGCGGCAAACCGGCGTCGTAGCCGACATCGTCCGCGAGTCGGCGCTCGTCGACGTCGCGCGAGAGGTCGAGAACTACGATGCAGTGCTGTCCCCAACGGTCGGACTCACGATCGGCCACTACCGGATCGATCCGACGATCCCGGACGACACGCGGTTGCGAGACGTTCGGTCGCTCGAGACGGGCAGCGAGGTGCGAATCTACGACCGACCCGGCGGCGTCACGGCGTACGCGCTCGACGTCGTCGATCTGACGCTCTCGGCGGCCGAACGGTCGCGTCTCCTCGAAGGCCACGAGGCCGTCGCCGAGGGAGCGGTCGGCGGCGAACGCGCGGCCCCGCGGGCGATCGAACACGTCACCGACGGACCGGCCGATTCGCTGGAGATGGACATTCTCACGAAGCATACGAGCGGCTACGGAATTCTCGAGGACCTGTTCGCCGATCCGCGGCTCTCGGACGTGTACGTGACGTCGCCGGTGGCGCGAAATCCGCTCCGCGTCGTCGTCGACGGCGAGTCGATGGCGACGAACGTCTATCTGACGGCCGAGAGCGCACGCGCGCTCGCGTCCCGGGTGCGGCGGACGAGCGGCCGCGCGTTCTCGCGGGCGAATCCGACGGTCGACGCGACGGCGGTCCTCGAGAACGGCGCCGGCGTCCGCGTCGCCGGCGTCACCGATCCGGTCGCCGACGGCGTCGCCTTCGCGTTTCGGGAGCGAACGGACGATCGGTTCACGCTCCCAGAACTCGTCGCGAACGGGACGGTGCCGACGGCGCCGGCGGCGTTCCTCTCGATCGCCGTCGAACGAAACGCCGCCGGGCTGATCGCCGGCACCCGCGGCGCGGGGAAGACGACGCTGCTCGGGACCCTCCTGTACGAACTGCCCCCGGAGACCCGAACGGTCCTGCTCGAGGACACGCCCGAACTCCCGGTCGCCGCGCTCCAGTCGGTCGGGCGAAACGTGCAGGCGCTGCGAACCGGCAGCGAGGACGGACCGGAGATCACTCCGACGGAGGCGCTCAGAACCGCGCTTCGCCTCGGCGACGGCGCGCTCGTGGTCGGCGAGATCAGGGGCGAGGAGGCCCGCGTGCTCTACGAAGCGATGCGGGTCGGCGCGAACGCCAACGCGGTCCTTGGGACGATCCACGGCGACGGCGCCGGCGAGGTTTACGAACGCGTCGTCTCCGACCTCGGCGTCGCGTCCTCCTCGTTCGGCGCGACGGATCTGATCGCCACCGTCCAGTCCCGGCGCACGGCCGAGGGTCGACGGCGGCGGCTCGCCCGCATCGAGGAGGTCATCAGCGACGGCGACGACCACTGGTTCGAACCGCTGTACGAACTCGAAGACGGGGCGGCCGCGCCGACCGGCCGGATCGATCGCGGCGAGAGCCGACTCGTCGATCGGCTCGCCGGGCCGGACGAAACCTACGCCGACGTTCGCCGTGCACTCGAGACGCGAACGAACCAACTGGCGGCGCTCGCGGCGGACGGGCGGACGAGCCCGCAAGCGGTCGCCACGGCCTGCGCCGAGCGGCAGTACGACGGGTGA
- a CDS encoding shikimate kinase, whose translation MDGRAVAPAAGTVLNALATGTGSAFAIDLETTATVELTDDGEIDAEIAGQPDADTTLIERCVAMTLAEHADAAGLDASTVGARVRTDSEVPMAAGLKSSSAAANATVLATLDALEIADTVDRIDACRLGVRAARDAGVTATGAFDDASASMLGGVTVTDNATDELLARETVDWDALVYTPPEQSFSADADISACERVAPMAELVADLALDGRYGEAMTVNGFAFSAALEFPTGPMIDVMPEVAGVSLSGTGPSYVAVGDRSTLEAVRDRWDDRDGTTRLLTTRTDGTRTT comes from the coding sequence ATGGACGGCCGCGCCGTCGCCCCAGCAGCCGGAACGGTTCTCAACGCGCTCGCGACCGGGACCGGCTCGGCGTTTGCGATCGACCTCGAGACGACAGCTACCGTCGAACTCACCGACGACGGCGAGATCGACGCCGAAATCGCGGGACAGCCCGACGCCGACACGACGCTCATCGAGCGCTGCGTCGCGATGACGCTCGCCGAGCACGCCGACGCGGCGGGCCTCGACGCCTCGACCGTCGGCGCTCGAGTCCGAACGGACAGCGAGGTGCCGATGGCCGCGGGTCTGAAGAGCTCCAGCGCCGCGGCGAACGCGACCGTGCTCGCGACGCTCGACGCCCTCGAGATCGCCGACACGGTCGACCGGATCGACGCCTGTCGGCTGGGCGTTCGCGCGGCTCGTGACGCCGGCGTCACCGCGACGGGCGCCTTCGACGACGCCAGCGCGAGCATGCTCGGCGGCGTCACCGTCACCGACAACGCGACCGACGAACTGCTCGCTCGAGAGACGGTCGACTGGGACGCGCTCGTCTACACGCCGCCGGAACAGTCCTTCAGCGCCGACGCCGATATCTCGGCCTGCGAGCGCGTCGCGCCGATGGCCGAGCTCGTCGCGGACCTCGCCCTCGACGGTCGCTACGGCGAGGCGATGACCGTCAACGGCTTCGCCTTCTCGGCCGCCCTCGAGTTCCCGACGGGACCGATGATCGACGTCATGCCCGAGGTCGCGGGCGTCTCCCTGTCGGGGACGGGCCCGAGCTACGTCGCCGTCGGCGATCGCTCGACGCTCGAGGCGGTCCGTGATCGGTGGGACGACCGAGACGGAACGACACGATTACTGACGACGCGAACGGACGGAACACGAACGACATGA
- a CDS encoding AAA family ATPase, with translation MSESDSDGVSLTVRAAEKRDAGRGVARIPELARRQLGVLSGDTVVIEGETATVAKMWPADPSVPENVIQIDGDTRANAGAHVGDTVTVRTKDTSTIAEAERVTLTPPPTLTDDQVAAAEREATKTLRNRPVRAGEQIRIEGVDQEPFRVTDTAPDGDVRITSTTTVRIVGGDAGTSGGSSRTGRSDGRNRDEGTTGSAADGTAATAPTEPTSGVTYEDIGGLDEELELVREMIELPLSEPELFRRLGVDPPSGVLLYGPPGTGKTLIARAVANEVDANFETISGPEIMSKYKGESEERLREVFERAEENAPTIIFFDEIDSIAGQRDDDGDAENRIVGQLLTLMDGLDARGEVIVIGATNRVDTIDPALRRGGRFDREIQIGVPDADGRREILEVHTRGMPLADDVSVDALARRTHGFVGADLDSVVSEAAMAAIRGRPTESDERAAWNREPTVHKRHFDEALASVEPSAMREYVAESPNTDFADVGGLEEAKQLLRESVEWPLTYDRLFEETNTQPPSGVLLHGPPGTGKTLLARALAGETDVNFVRVDGPEIVDRYVGESEKAIREVFERARQSAPSIVFFDEIDAITSARGEGNEVTERVVSQLLTELDGMRENPNLVVLAATNRKDQIDPALLRPGRLDTHVFVGEPDREAREKILAVHTRGKPLADDVDVAELAGELEGYTGADLEALVRTASMQAIREVAERYDPEDANERADEVVIERRHLEAARENGAPTR, from the coding sequence ATGAGCGAGTCGGATTCGGACGGCGTTTCGCTGACGGTTCGAGCCGCCGAAAAGCGAGACGCCGGGCGCGGCGTCGCGCGGATCCCGGAACTGGCGCGGCGCCAGCTCGGCGTGTTGAGCGGCGACACCGTCGTCATCGAAGGCGAGACGGCGACCGTCGCGAAGATGTGGCCGGCCGATCCGTCGGTCCCGGAAAACGTCATCCAGATCGACGGGGACACGCGCGCGAACGCCGGCGCGCACGTCGGCGATACGGTCACCGTTCGGACGAAGGATACGTCGACGATTGCCGAGGCCGAGCGCGTGACGCTGACGCCGCCGCCGACGCTGACGGACGACCAGGTAGCGGCCGCCGAACGCGAGGCGACCAAGACCCTCCGCAACCGGCCCGTGCGAGCCGGCGAACAGATCCGAATCGAGGGCGTCGATCAGGAGCCGTTCCGCGTCACCGACACCGCTCCCGACGGCGACGTCCGCATCACGAGCACGACGACGGTCCGGATCGTCGGCGGCGACGCGGGAACGAGCGGCGGGTCCTCGAGGACCGGCCGGAGTGACGGGCGAAATCGCGATGAAGGGACGACCGGGTCGGCGGCGGACGGTACGGCCGCGACCGCACCGACGGAACCCACCTCCGGCGTCACCTACGAGGACATCGGCGGGTTGGACGAGGAGCTCGAGCTCGTCCGGGAGATGATCGAGCTCCCGCTCTCCGAGCCCGAACTGTTCCGCCGGCTCGGTGTCGATCCGCCCTCCGGCGTCCTCCTGTACGGTCCGCCGGGCACCGGGAAGACGCTGATCGCCCGCGCGGTCGCCAACGAGGTCGACGCCAACTTCGAGACGATCTCCGGGCCGGAGATCATGTCGAAGTACAAGGGCGAGAGCGAGGAGCGGCTCCGCGAGGTGTTCGAGCGCGCCGAAGAAAATGCGCCGACGATCATCTTCTTCGACGAGATCGACTCCATCGCCGGCCAGCGCGACGACGACGGCGACGCCGAAAACCGGATCGTCGGCCAACTGCTGACGCTGATGGACGGTCTCGACGCCCGCGGCGAGGTGATCGTCATCGGCGCGACCAACCGCGTCGACACCATCGATCCCGCGCTCCGTCGGGGCGGCCGCTTCGATCGCGAGATCCAGATCGGCGTCCCCGACGCGGACGGCCGCAGAGAGATTCTCGAGGTCCACACCCGCGGGATGCCCCTGGCCGACGACGTCAGCGTCGACGCGCTCGCCCGCCGAACGCACGGGTTCGTCGGCGCGGACCTCGATTCGGTCGTCAGCGAGGCCGCGATGGCGGCGATCCGCGGGCGGCCGACCGAGAGCGACGAGCGGGCGGCGTGGAATCGGGAGCCGACGGTCCACAAGCGCCACTTCGACGAGGCGCTGGCCTCGGTCGAACCATCCGCGATGCGCGAGTACGTCGCCGAATCGCCTAACACCGACTTCGCGGACGTCGGCGGCTTAGAGGAGGCCAAACAGCTGCTCCGGGAGTCCGTCGAGTGGCCGCTGACCTACGACCGGCTGTTCGAGGAGACCAACACTCAGCCGCCGTCGGGCGTGCTCCTCCACGGGCCGCCGGGGACTGGAAAGACGTTACTCGCACGCGCGCTCGCGGGCGAGACCGACGTCAACTTCGTCCGCGTCGACGGCCCCGAGATCGTCGACCGCTACGTCGGGGAATCGGAGAAGGCGATCCGCGAGGTGTTCGAACGCGCCCGCCAGTCCGCGCCGTCGATCGTCTTCTTCGACGAGATCGACGCGATCACGAGCGCCCGCGGTGAGGGCAACGAAGTCACCGAACGGGTCGTCTCCCAACTGCTGACGGAACTCGACGGAATGCGGGAAAACCCAAACCTCGTCGTGCTGGCCGCGACGAATCGCAAGGATCAGATCGATCCCGCCTTGCTCCGCCCCGGACGACTCGACACCCACGTCTTCGTCGGCGAACCCGATCGCGAGGCCCGGGAGAAGATCCTCGCGGTCCACACCCGCGGCAAGCCGCTTGCCGACGACGTCGACGTCGCGGAACTGGCCGGCGAACTCGAGGGGTACACCGGCGCGGACCTCGAGGCGCTCGTCCGAACGGCCTCGATGCAGGCGATCCGGGAGGTCGCCGAGCGGTACGACCCCGAGGACGCCAACGAACGCGCCGACGAGGTCGTCATCGAGCGCCGGCATCTCGAGGCGGCGCGGGAGAACGGCGCCCCGACGCGGTGA
- a CDS encoding DUF7508 domain-containing protein yields MPLQKPWRDLDRDAVSSAPDRPGVYEFGDSSGTVQAVDHGVLRDELKTALAYGDADRVRWTETHTLEQARELAAEHRERLE; encoded by the coding sequence ATGCCGCTACAGAAACCCTGGCGGGACCTCGACCGGGACGCGGTCTCGAGCGCGCCCGATCGACCCGGCGTCTACGAGTTCGGCGACAGTTCGGGGACGGTGCAGGCGGTCGATCACGGCGTCCTCCGCGACGAACTCAAAACCGCGTTGGCCTACGGCGACGCCGACCGCGTGCGATGGACGGAAACCCACACGCTCGAGCAGGCTCGCGAACTCGCCGCCGAGCATCGCGAGCGACTCGAGTGA
- a CDS encoding DUF7128 family protein has translation MVLQTERDDATWWECETCGLLFDEKSDATEHENHCDGSDPSYIQ, from the coding sequence ATGGTACTCCAGACGGAGCGCGACGACGCGACCTGGTGGGAGTGCGAGACCTGCGGGCTGCTGTTCGACGAGAAGTCAGACGCGACCGAACACGAGAACCACTGCGACGGCTCCGATCCGTCGTACATCCAGTGA
- a CDS encoding DUF7382 domain-containing protein encodes MVSDQSAADVADRTHRSRRSFGGDDRAIEGLPIRLVIALVVGVAALALMLNMLGGIGDVGDTEVSVEIEDELVEADAGGSDGEVKVSVIDENGNNVENARVIATAGSAQLDGVVEAETGDGSGLEDHEALLEFDGDQSLRADQDIGTIELEVIPPSDSNYIDEQPNPEIRVASDF; translated from the coding sequence ATGGTTTCGGACCAATCGGCGGCGGACGTCGCCGACAGGACGCACCGCTCGCGGCGTTCGTTCGGCGGGGACGACCGCGCGATCGAAGGGTTACCGATTCGGCTGGTCATCGCCCTGGTCGTCGGCGTCGCCGCGCTGGCGCTCATGCTCAACATGCTCGGCGGCATCGGCGACGTCGGCGATACGGAGGTATCCGTCGAGATCGAAGACGAACTCGTCGAGGCCGACGCGGGTGGATCGGACGGCGAGGTCAAAGTCTCGGTCATCGACGAGAACGGCAACAACGTCGAAAACGCGAGGGTGATCGCGACGGCCGGTTCGGCGCAACTCGACGGCGTCGTCGAAGCCGAGACGGGCGACGGGTCTGGTCTCGAGGACCACGAGGCGCTCCTCGAGTTCGACGGCGACCAGAGCCTCCGCGCCGACCAGGACATCGGCACGATCGAACTCGAGGTGATCCCGCCGTCGGACAGCAACTACATCGACGAGCAGCCCAACCCCGAAATCCGCGTGGCGTCGGACTTCTGA
- a CDS encoding ribonucleotide-diphosphate reductase subunit beta — protein MNMTRDARPEMRLDSSTRSHRYYRNAVEKHWDPHEIDLEADREGVADLPDPAFEGLKRSLALFGAGEESVTEDLAPLAVVLEDVEDQLFITTQLYEESKHTDFFDRYWREVIHTEEDRRGQERSSPTDERWFNDPYDELFERNERAMARLLEDDTPENRAKAHCHYHLTIEGILAQTGYYGLTLAYGEQEPDLPDLPGLVEGLELVRSDEGRHVGFGMAQLKSLVMDGEVDPDVLRDTVDELVPLVQDSLAGEGGASTEAGPGPSPSDLAEYAYNKHEQRMQQITTASEKIPDVEELTELDA, from the coding sequence ATGAACATGACGCGCGATGCACGGCCCGAGATGCGACTGGATTCGTCGACGCGTTCCCATCGATACTACCGGAACGCCGTCGAAAAGCACTGGGACCCCCACGAGATCGATCTCGAGGCGGACCGCGAGGGCGTCGCCGATCTCCCGGACCCGGCGTTCGAGGGGCTGAAACGGTCGCTGGCGCTGTTCGGCGCCGGCGAGGAGTCGGTGACCGAGGACCTCGCGCCGCTGGCGGTCGTCCTCGAGGACGTCGAGGACCAGCTGTTCATCACGACCCAACTCTACGAGGAGTCGAAACACACCGACTTCTTCGACCGCTACTGGCGGGAGGTGATCCATACGGAGGAGGACCGACGCGGACAGGAACGGTCGTCGCCGACCGACGAGCGGTGGTTCAACGACCCCTACGACGAACTCTTCGAGCGCAACGAACGGGCGATGGCGCGCCTGCTCGAGGACGACACACCGGAGAACCGCGCGAAGGCCCACTGTCACTACCACCTGACGATCGAGGGCATCCTCGCGCAGACGGGTTACTACGGGCTGACACTCGCGTACGGGGAGCAGGAGCCCGACCTCCCCGATCTGCCGGGGCTGGTCGAGGGGCTCGAACTGGTCCGCAGCGACGAGGGTCGCCACGTCGGCTTCGGGATGGCCCAACTCAAGTCGCTCGTGATGGACGGCGAGGTCGATCCCGACGTGCTTCGGGACACGGTCGACGAACTGGTGCCGCTCGTCCAGGACAGTCTCGCCGGCGAGGGTGGGGCCAGCACCGAGGCGGGCCCCGGTCCGAGCCCGTCGGACCTCGCCGAGTACGCATATAACAAACACGAACAGCGCATGCAACAGATCACGACCGCGAGCGAGAAGATTCCGGACGTCGAAGAACTGACCGAACTCGACGCGTAG
- a CDS encoding SHOCT domain-containing protein, translated as MASRHWLYFGGFVVTGILLVGVGLLGLFDALSVLSGGTTYSEEVLVLAMLGAAAEWVVAAVVLGLIAIAFLVATVVSVLRTASLPRSDRLVSIVERLEREYPVLRQLDASERVEPTTEDRRQRLKEQYVDGEISEAEFEREMQRLLDDDAADAQSRSNAHTNVEIDK; from the coding sequence ATGGCATCGCGTCACTGGCTGTACTTCGGCGGCTTCGTCGTCACCGGGATTCTACTGGTCGGCGTCGGGCTACTGGGTCTCTTCGACGCGCTCTCCGTGCTCTCCGGGGGAACGACCTACAGCGAGGAGGTCCTCGTGCTGGCGATGCTCGGGGCGGCCGCCGAGTGGGTCGTCGCCGCGGTCGTCCTCGGGCTAATCGCGATCGCGTTTCTGGTCGCGACGGTCGTCTCCGTTCTCCGGACCGCGTCGCTCCCCCGAAGCGATCGGCTGGTGTCGATCGTCGAGCGCCTCGAGCGCGAGTATCCCGTCCTGCGGCAGCTCGACGCCTCGGAGCGAGTCGAGCCGACGACCGAGGATCGCAGACAGCGACTCAAAGAGCAGTACGTCGACGGCGAGATCAGCGAGGCGGAGTTCGAACGCGAGATGCAGCGGCTGCTGGACGACGACGCCGCGGACGCGCAGTCGCGGTCGAATGCGCACACGAACGTCGAGATCGATAAGTAA
- a CDS encoding DUF7311 family protein, with translation MIRYVLAAVLSLALLAAAVPALEYGAAMNTERTLDTGIEDLDRAATSLAANDDPTPDTHPDPQRVVTVSLPEDSLTTAGVDHFEVVPREDGNFSAARYVLEDGTTRTATIDERIVWLEPTENEPIELGGAGERELVLTLETDANDEPVVVARRA, from the coding sequence GTGATCCGCTACGTTCTCGCAGCGGTCCTCTCGCTCGCGTTGCTCGCGGCCGCCGTTCCCGCACTCGAGTACGGCGCCGCGATGAACACCGAGCGAACGCTCGATACGGGCATCGAGGATCTCGACCGAGCGGCGACGTCGCTCGCCGCGAACGACGACCCCACGCCCGACACGCACCCGGATCCGCAGCGGGTCGTCACTGTCTCGCTCCCCGAAGACTCGCTGACGACGGCGGGCGTCGACCACTTCGAGGTCGTTCCCCGCGAGGACGGCAACTTCAGCGCCGCGCGGTACGTCCTCGAGGACGGCACGACCCGGACGGCGACCATCGACGAGCGGATCGTCTGGCTCGAGCCGACGGAGAACGAACCGATCGAACTCGGTGGCGCGGGGGAGCGAGAGCTCGTATTGACACTGGAAACGGACGCGAACGACGAGCCGGTCGTCGTCGCGCGGCGGGCGTGA